Proteins encoded in a region of the Gulosibacter sediminis genome:
- a CDS encoding sugar phosphate isomerase/epimerase family protein — MIKIGMSTSCTFPKPTAQSFQIAAAAGYDGMEVMVSTENDSRNPHALRALSHRFELPVLSIHAPVLFYTQFVWGTKPDEKLVRTVDLAHEVGATTVVVHPPFRWQGQYATRFEELVTKLERDSGITMAVENMFPWNVAGSQKAYLPGTNPIEMNVDSITLDFSHAALSGDDSFEMAKAAGDRLRHIHLCDGEAPNGKKRLFDEHRMPGEGGQPVEKTLRYLADRGWDGQVVAEVNTRSARKDEAKRLHMLRETLEFARQHTTVNSLS, encoded by the coding sequence ATGATCAAGATCGGTATGAGCACCTCGTGCACTTTCCCTAAGCCCACCGCGCAGTCTTTCCAGATTGCGGCGGCCGCAGGCTACGACGGCATGGAGGTGATGGTGTCGACGGAAAACGACTCGCGCAACCCCCATGCATTGCGTGCGCTCTCGCATCGCTTCGAGCTGCCCGTGCTGTCGATCCACGCGCCAGTGCTGTTCTACACGCAGTTTGTCTGGGGCACGAAGCCCGACGAGAAGCTGGTGCGCACCGTCGACCTCGCCCACGAGGTCGGCGCGACGACCGTCGTCGTGCACCCACCCTTCCGCTGGCAGGGCCAGTATGCGACGCGGTTCGAGGAGCTCGTGACGAAGCTCGAGCGTGACTCGGGCATCACGATGGCCGTCGAGAACATGTTCCCGTGGAATGTCGCCGGCAGCCAGAAGGCGTACCTGCCGGGAACGAACCCGATCGAGATGAACGTCGATTCGATCACCCTCGATTTCTCGCACGCCGCGCTCTCGGGCGACGACTCGTTCGAGATGGCAAAGGCGGCCGGTGATCGCCTGCGCCACATCCACCTCTGCGATGGTGAGGCGCCGAACGGCAAGAAGCGCCTCTTCGACGAGCACCGGATGCCCGGAGAGGGCGGCCAGCCCGTCGAGAAGACGCTGCGCTACCTTGCCGATCGAGGCTGGGACGGCCAGGTCGTCGCCGAGGTGAACACCCGCTCGGCACGGAAGGACGAGGCGAAGCGACTGCACATGCTGCGCGAGACACTTGAATTCGCTCGCCAGCACACGACGGTCAATTCACTCAGCTAA
- a CDS encoding Na+/H+ antiporter subunit A, whose product MPLLRKLPGTSLFYVAAAVSAVAAIWTASHAPEIFAGETWRVSYEWLPQLGMNLDFRIDALSWVLAMIVTAIGSLVLFYCASYFKKDEPGLGRFAGVLLGFAGVMFGLVTTDNIYLMFVFWEATSILSYLLIGHYTGRRPSRGAAMQALLVTTLGGLAMLVGLVMLHVAAGSALFSEILTAEIPRDGFLITALILVIVGALTKSAQLPFHFWLPGAMAAPTPVSAYLHAASMVKAGVYLVLRLVPAFSDVPGFRETLVIVGVWTMLVGGWRSLRQFDLKLILAYGTVSQLGFMMTIAGFGGRNAVLAAIAMVLGHALFKAALFLIVGIIDHQLGTRDIRKISRLGRSAPVLATTAIIAAASMAGIPPLWGFVAKEGVFSSFLEAASAGDAWGWVALVGTAVGSILTVAYTCRFLFGAFATKRGVDPVEKATSHVEDLISPVILVVATIVIPFFATPIDHLIAQFADTAPAIDSEELYHLAIWHGLEPALLLSAITLLCGLGLFAARRKVERIQSFVPDVFEAARGYWLSLRIVDSVAARVTSSTQRGSLPFYLAIIFIVLVAAIAVPLPFIDYSQLDLTLEFSWVQLAIVVVLVLASIAVTQSKRRFHGVILVSATGYGISIIFALHGAPDLAMTQALIETLSLVVFVLVLRRLPAKHAHIDNNLPSWLRWVIAFAVAIAIGVITAIAMGFRIAPSDGLSFPELAVEGGHGYNVVNVTLVDLRGWDTMGELSVLIAAATGVASLVYLSARGSQRQTPPPPRPPLKKRKAMLQKLSEDRRAWLIAGNSLAPDNRSIVVEVVVRLIFHALFITSLYLLFAGHNSTGGGFAGGVVAGLALAARYLAGGREELDAAVRVDAGRLLGIGMVLAAGSALAPMLFGYPPLMSFWIDNEIAGIGHIIFVTSTIFDIGVYLIVIALVIDILRSLGSELDFQAEEEHLSQRNVAATVIDDAEIRGTTPANDPITGSLPAIRRHDGGAKR is encoded by the coding sequence ATGCCACTTCTTCGCAAACTGCCCGGCACCTCACTCTTCTACGTCGCCGCCGCCGTGTCGGCGGTCGCCGCGATCTGGACTGCGAGCCATGCGCCCGAGATCTTCGCGGGCGAAACCTGGCGGGTCTCCTACGAGTGGCTGCCGCAGCTCGGCATGAACCTCGACTTCCGGATCGACGCCCTGAGCTGGGTGCTCGCGATGATCGTCACCGCGATCGGCTCGCTCGTGCTGTTCTACTGTGCGAGCTACTTCAAGAAGGATGAGCCCGGACTCGGCCGATTCGCCGGGGTTTTGCTCGGCTTCGCGGGCGTCATGTTCGGCCTCGTCACGACCGACAATATTTACCTGATGTTCGTGTTCTGGGAGGCCACGAGCATCCTGTCGTACCTGCTCATCGGTCACTACACCGGTCGACGACCCTCGCGCGGTGCCGCGATGCAGGCACTGCTCGTCACCACGCTCGGCGGCCTCGCGATGCTCGTCGGCCTCGTGATGCTGCACGTGGCTGCCGGTTCCGCGCTGTTTAGCGAGATCCTCACCGCCGAGATCCCGCGCGATGGCTTCCTCATCACCGCGCTCATTCTCGTGATCGTCGGTGCGCTGACGAAGTCGGCGCAGCTGCCGTTCCACTTCTGGCTTCCCGGCGCCATGGCCGCACCGACCCCGGTCTCGGCCTACCTCCACGCCGCCTCGATGGTGAAGGCCGGCGTCTACCTCGTGCTCCGCCTCGTGCCCGCCTTCAGCGACGTGCCCGGGTTCCGCGAGACGCTCGTCATCGTCGGCGTCTGGACGATGCTCGTCGGCGGTTGGCGCTCACTGCGCCAGTTCGACCTCAAGCTGATCCTTGCCTACGGCACGGTGTCGCAGCTCGGCTTCATGATGACCATTGCGGGCTTCGGCGGTCGCAACGCCGTGCTCGCCGCCATCGCGATGGTGCTCGGCCACGCGCTGTTCAAGGCCGCGCTCTTCCTCATCGTCGGCATCATCGACCACCAGCTCGGCACCCGTGACATCCGCAAGATCTCAAGGCTCGGGCGCAGCGCGCCGGTGCTCGCGACCACGGCCATCATTGCCGCGGCCTCGATGGCGGGCATTCCACCCCTGTGGGGCTTCGTGGCGAAGGAGGGCGTGTTCTCGAGCTTCCTCGAGGCCGCCTCGGCGGGAGATGCGTGGGGCTGGGTGGCGCTGGTCGGCACCGCCGTCGGCTCGATCCTCACGGTGGCGTACACCTGCCGCTTCCTCTTCGGCGCTTTCGCGACGAAGCGTGGTGTCGACCCGGTGGAGAAGGCGACGAGCCACGTCGAAGACCTCATCTCGCCGGTGATCCTCGTGGTTGCGACCATCGTCATCCCGTTCTTCGCGACGCCGATCGACCACCTCATCGCGCAGTTCGCCGACACCGCCCCCGCGATCGACTCCGAGGAGCTCTATCACCTCGCGATCTGGCACGGCCTCGAACCGGCGCTGCTGCTCTCGGCAATCACCCTGCTCTGTGGCCTCGGGCTGTTCGCCGCACGACGCAAGGTTGAGCGCATCCAGTCGTTTGTGCCCGACGTGTTCGAGGCGGCCCGCGGGTATTGGCTGTCGCTGCGCATCGTCGACTCGGTCGCGGCCCGCGTCACCTCGAGCACCCAGCGAGGCTCGCTGCCCTTCTACCTCGCGATCATCTTCATCGTGCTCGTCGCGGCCATCGCGGTGCCGCTGCCGTTCATCGATTACTCGCAGCTCGACCTCACCCTTGAGTTCTCGTGGGTGCAGCTCGCGATCGTGGTGGTGCTCGTGCTCGCCTCCATCGCAGTGACGCAGAGCAAGCGGCGCTTCCACGGCGTGATCCTCGTGAGCGCGACGGGCTACGGCATCTCGATCATCTTCGCCCTCCACGGCGCGCCCGACCTCGCGATGACGCAGGCGCTCATCGAGACCCTGTCGCTCGTGGTGTTCGTGCTGGTGCTGCGCCGACTGCCGGCGAAGCACGCGCACATCGACAACAACCTGCCGTCGTGGCTGCGCTGGGTGATCGCCTTCGCCGTCGCGATCGCCATCGGCGTCATCACCGCCATCGCGATGGGCTTCCGCATCGCGCCCTCCGACGGACTCAGCTTCCCCGAGCTCGCGGTCGAGGGCGGGCACGGCTACAACGTCGTCAACGTCACCCTCGTCGACCTGCGCGGGTGGGACACGATGGGCGAACTGTCGGTGCTCATCGCCGCGGCCACGGGTGTCGCGAGCCTCGTCTACCTCAGTGCGCGCGGCTCGCAGCGGCAGACGCCGCCGCCCCCGCGCCCGCCGCTCAAGAAGCGCAAGGCGATGCTGCAGAAGCTCAGCGAGGACCGCCGCGCCTGGCTCATCGCGGGCAACTCGCTCGCCCCCGACAACCGCTCGATCGTGGTCGAGGTCGTCGTGCGCCTCATCTTCCACGCCCTGTTCATCACCTCGCTCTACCTGCTCTTCGCGGGGCACAACTCGACCGGCGGCGGTTTCGCGGGCGGTGTCGTCGCGGGCCTCGCGCTCGCCGCGCGCTACCTCGCGGGTGGCCGCGAAGAGCTCGATGCCGCGGTGCGGGTCGACGCGGGTCGCCTGCTCGGCATCGGTATGGTGCTCGCGGCCGGCTCGGCGCTCGCCCCGATGCTGTTCGGCTACCCGCCGCTCATGAGCTTCTGGATCGACAACGAGATCGCAGGCATCGGCCACATCATCTTCGTCACCTCGACGATCTTCGACATCGGCGTCTACCTCATCGTGATCGCCCTCGTCATCGACATCCTGCGCTCGCTCGGCTCCGAGCTTGACTTCCAGGCCGAAGAGGAGCACCTCAGCCAGCGCAACGTCGCCGCGACCGTCATCGACGACGCCGAGATTCGCGGCACCACCCCCGCCAACGACCCGATCACCGGCTCGCTGCCGGCGATCCGCCGACACGACGGTGGTGCGAAGCGATGA
- a CDS encoding Na(+)/H(+) antiporter subunit C has translation MTLSFMLLIGMVIMYACGVYMLLERSFTRMILAVMLVGNATNILIFLTSGGFGDAPIMGDDADPSTFSDPLPQAFILTAIVITFATTAFMLALLYRSWRLAHGDEVDDDDDSISLRHVDPEDDDEVFHEDDSGDTEFGEDAEAAVEGARTKEELDAKNGGDA, from the coding sequence ATGACTCTCAGTTTCATGCTGCTCATCGGCATGGTGATCATGTACGCCTGTGGCGTCTACATGCTCCTCGAACGCAGCTTCACCCGCATGATCCTCGCCGTGATGCTCGTCGGCAACGCGACGAACATCCTCATCTTCCTCACCTCGGGCGGCTTCGGCGACGCACCGATCATGGGCGACGACGCCGACCCCTCGACGTTCTCCGACCCGCTGCCGCAGGCATTCATCCTCACCGCGATCGTCATCACGTTCGCGACGACGGCGTTCATGCTCGCGCTGCTGTACCGCTCGTGGCGCCTCGCGCACGGTGACGAGGTCGACGATGACGATGACTCGATCTCGCTGCGGCACGTCGACCCCGAAGACGACGACGAGGTGTTCCACGAAGACGACTCCGGCGACACCGAGTTCGGTGAGGACGCCGAGGCCGCCGTAGAGGGCGCACGGACGAAGGAAGAACTCGACGCGAAGAACGGGGGAGACGCATGA
- a CDS encoding Na+/H+ antiporter subunit D produces the protein MSWLVPLVVLVPLLGAAITLTAARQQRLQILFASITMVIALAISIALLIAVHQTDQALVIQVGGWAAPFGISLVVDRLSALMVLVTSIVLIAVMAFSIGQGATDGDDETPVSIFYPTYLVLAAGVYNAFIAGDLFNLYVGFEILLVASFVLITLGGTASRIRAGITYIVVSLVSSLIFLVAIAAIFAAVGTVNFAEIAVRMAELPQEVQLPLHLLLLVGFGIKAALFPLSFWLPDSYPSAPAPVTAVFAGLLTKVGVYAILRSESLLFGENDISVLLIVVAMLTMVIGILGAVAQAGIRRMLSFTLVSHIGYMIFGIALGTEVGWAATVYYIAHHILVQTALFLVTGLIERIAGTVTLTHLGGMLVRSPFVAVLFFIPMLNLGGIPPFSGFIGKLGLFIAGAEGTALSVPQWLVWVGIGIGALTSLLTLYALIRVWNLGFWRSQEEVTGFESPLTSHLEETPDGEVVAERKANSMIMNTATAAMVLVTVCMTIFAGQIYEFASAAAANLTIPDHYVDIVTGTEGTKP, from the coding sequence ATGAGTTGGCTCGTTCCCCTCGTCGTGCTCGTGCCGCTCCTCGGCGCCGCGATCACGCTGACCGCCGCGCGGCAGCAGCGACTGCAGATTCTGTTCGCGAGCATCACGATGGTCATCGCCCTCGCGATCTCGATCGCGCTGCTCATCGCGGTGCACCAGACCGATCAGGCGCTCGTTATTCAAGTCGGGGGATGGGCCGCGCCGTTCGGCATCTCGCTCGTCGTCGACCGCCTCTCGGCCCTCATGGTGCTCGTGACGAGCATCGTGCTCATCGCGGTCATGGCGTTCTCGATCGGCCAGGGCGCCACCGACGGCGACGACGAGACGCCGGTGTCGATCTTCTACCCGACCTACCTCGTGCTCGCGGCGGGCGTCTACAACGCGTTCATCGCGGGTGACCTCTTCAACCTCTACGTCGGGTTCGAGATCCTGCTGGTCGCGAGCTTCGTGCTCATCACCCTCGGCGGCACGGCGTCGCGCATCCGCGCCGGCATCACGTACATCGTCGTGTCGCTCGTCTCGTCGCTCATCTTCCTTGTCGCGATCGCGGCGATCTTCGCCGCCGTCGGCACCGTGAACTTCGCCGAGATTGCGGTGCGCATGGCCGAGCTGCCGCAAGAGGTGCAGCTGCCGCTGCACCTGCTGCTGCTCGTCGGCTTCGGCATCAAGGCCGCGCTCTTCCCGCTCTCGTTCTGGCTGCCCGACTCGTACCCCTCGGCGCCCGCGCCGGTCACGGCCGTGTTCGCCGGCTTGCTGACGAAGGTCGGTGTCTACGCGATCCTGCGCTCGGAGTCGCTGCTCTTCGGCGAGAACGACATCTCGGTGCTGCTCATCGTGGTGGCGATGCTCACGATGGTGATCGGCATCCTCGGTGCGGTCGCTCAGGCGGGTATCCGCCGTATGCTCTCGTTCACGCTCGTGAGCCATATCGGCTACATGATCTTCGGTATCGCGCTCGGCACCGAGGTGGGCTGGGCGGCCACGGTCTACTACATCGCGCACCACATTCTGGTGCAGACCGCGCTGTTCCTCGTGACGGGTCTGATCGAACGCATCGCGGGCACGGTGACGCTGACGCACCTCGGCGGCATGCTCGTGCGCTCGCCGTTCGTGGCCGTGCTGTTCTTCATCCCGATGCTCAACCTCGGCGGCATCCCACCCTTTTCGGGCTTCATCGGCAAGCTCGGGCTGTTCATCGCGGGTGCTGAGGGCACCGCCCTCTCGGTGCCGCAGTGGCTCGTCTGGGTCGGCATCGGCATCGGTGCCCTGACGAGTCTGCTCACGCTCTACGCCCTCATCCGTGTCTGGAACCTCGGCTTCTGGCGCTCGCAGGAGGAGGTGACCGGCTTCGAGTCGCCGCTCACCTCGCACCTCGAGGAGACTCCCGACGGCGAGGTCGTCGCCGAGCGTAAGGCGAACTCCATGATCATGAACACCGCCACCGCGGCGATGGTGCTCGTCACCGTCTGCATGACGATCTTCGCGGGCCAGATCTACGAATTTGCGAGTGCGGCCGCGGCCAATCTCACGATTCCCGACCACTACGTCGATATCGTGACCGGAACAGAAGGGACGAAGCCCTAA
- a CDS encoding Na+/H+ antiporter subunit E, whose product MSADPHIRAERLQRPGVALLTQLPLLIGLVVLWIVLWGHLDVISLVTGVVFSLIVVRLFSLPPVLLSGRIHVWYTIVLLAKFFWWLIGSTFQMAWLAMRPKAVPQASILAVRMRVHSDWLLTLTAEINMLVPGSVVVEVDRLRSILYLHVLDADTDEKIQRARLAAEQIEDAIVVALGNHEDIALINDDRRLHDRPPLFASREQQSYEVLREADRKAREAEWEAEL is encoded by the coding sequence ATGTCTGCCGATCCGCACATCCGCGCCGAGCGTCTCCAGCGCCCGGGCGTTGCCCTGCTGACGCAGCTGCCGCTGCTCATCGGGCTGGTCGTGCTCTGGATCGTGCTCTGGGGCCACCTCGACGTCATCAGCCTCGTCACCGGTGTGGTCTTCTCGCTGATCGTGGTGCGCCTGTTCTCGCTGCCGCCGGTGCTGCTGTCGGGGCGCATCCACGTCTGGTACACCATCGTGCTGCTCGCGAAGTTCTTCTGGTGGCTCATCGGCTCGACGTTCCAGATGGCCTGGCTCGCGATGCGGCCGAAGGCGGTGCCGCAAGCGTCGATTCTCGCAGTGCGGATGCGCGTGCACTCCGACTGGTTGCTCACGCTCACCGCCGAGATCAACATGCTCGTGCCCGGCTCGGTCGTCGTCGAGGTCGACCGCCTGCGCAGCATCCTCTATCTCCACGTGCTCGATGCCGACACCGACGAGAAGATTCAGCGGGCCCGCCTCGCCGCCGAGCAGATCGAGGACGCGATCGTCGTCGCACTCGGCAACCACGAGGACATCGCGCTCATCAACGACGACCGGCGCCTGCACGACCGCCCGCCGCTGTTCGCGTCGCGCGAGCAGCAGAGCTACGAGGTGCTGCGCGAGGCCGATCGCAAGGCACGCGAAGCCGAATGGGAGGCGGAGCTCTGA
- a CDS encoding monovalent cation/H+ antiporter complex subunit F: MEPLFTVLIWIIAAFFAAAALMSLIRIIRGPSVVDRMVGSDTLATVLICVLSADMALRGHTTTLPLVLGLAMTASIGTMAVARFVSRGRSGNSLSSSTADPERPEHDDVERHRDTDGSIAQEEASRHKLAHDVVAREVRRER; this comes from the coding sequence ATGGAACCGCTATTCACCGTGCTCATCTGGATCATCGCGGCGTTCTTCGCCGCGGCGGCCCTGATGTCGCTCATCCGCATCATTCGCGGGCCCAGCGTTGTCGACCGCATGGTCGGCTCGGACACACTCGCGACCGTGCTCATCTGCGTGCTCTCGGCCGACATGGCGCTTCGGGGCCACACCACGACCCTGCCCCTCGTGCTCGGGCTCGCGATGACCGCCTCGATCGGTACCATGGCCGTCGCCCGCTTCGTCTCGCGCGGCCGCTCGGGCAACTCGCTGAGCTCGAGCACCGCCGACCCCGAGCGCCCCGAGCACGACGATGTTGAGCGGCACCGCGACACCGACGGCTCGATCGCGCAGGAGGAAGCGTCGCGGCACAAGCTCGCGCACGACGTGGTTGCCCGGGAGGTGCGCCGTGAGCGGTAA
- the mnhG gene encoding monovalent cation/H(+) antiporter subunit G has protein sequence MSGNTWLDLATIILVLAGAFLSFTAGLGLLRFPDMIARLHAQSKPQAAGLLFILIGLALQQTDAWTIAFLVPIVVFQFLTTPAAGMVLARGGYRSRHFEHVELRIDELEDEVKRAQRAEEEEAARGQVTIAGDAADAPEPETRNPNAPKL, from the coding sequence GTGAGCGGTAACACCTGGCTCGACCTCGCCACCATCATCCTGGTGCTCGCGGGCGCCTTCCTCTCGTTCACCGCGGGCCTCGGCCTGCTGCGGTTCCCCGACATGATCGCGCGCCTGCACGCGCAGTCGAAGCCGCAGGCGGCCGGCCTGCTGTTCATTCTCATCGGCCTCGCGCTGCAGCAGACGGATGCGTGGACCATCGCGTTCCTCGTGCCGATCGTCGTCTTCCAGTTCCTCACCACCCCAGCCGCGGGTATGGTGCTTGCCCGCGGCGGGTATCGTTCGCGCCACTTCGAGCACGTCGAACTTCGCATCGATGAGCTCGAGGATGAGGTCAAGCGCGCCCAGCGAGCGGAAGAGGAAGAAGCGGCCCGCGGGCAGGTCACGATTGCCGGTGACGCGGCTGATGCGCCTGAGCCCGAGACGAGAAATCCGAACGCGCCGAAGCTATAG
- the ilvD gene encoding dihydroxy-acid dehydratase, with product MTEQASASTNGVDIKPKSRVITDGIEATASRGMLRAVGMGDDDWAKPQIGIASSWNEITPCNLSLDRLAQGCKEGVHAGGGYPLQFGTVSVSDGISMGHEGMHFSLVSREVIADSVETVMEAERLDGSVLLAGCDKSLPGMLMAAARLKLASVFLYAGSIYPGKVRLTDGTLKENVTVIDAFEAVGACKAGLMSEEDRKRIEEAICPGEGACGGFYTANTMASVAEALGMSIPGSAAPASADRRRDYYAHKSGEAVVNMLRLGITTEHILTKKAFENAIAVVMCMGGSTNAVLHLLAIAHEAEVELTLDDFNRIADKVPHLADMKPFGQYVMNDVDLVGGIPVVMKALLDAGMIHGDALTCTGKTVAENLEELSPEPLDGEVIHTLDNPIHEKGGISVLHGTLAPEGAVVKSAGFDLDVFEGPARVFEREREAMDALTRGEIHHGDVVVIRYEGPKGGPGMREMLAITGAIKGAGLGKDVLLLTDGRFSGGTTGLCIGHVAPEAVDAGPIAFVRDGDLIRVDIAARTMDLLVDESELSSRREGWEPLPPRYTRGVLAKFAKLVHSASEGAVTG from the coding sequence ATGACCGAGCAAGCTTCTGCATCCACCAACGGCGTTGACATCAAGCCGAAGTCCCGCGTCATTACCGACGGCATCGAGGCCACCGCGTCGCGCGGCATGCTTCGCGCGGTCGGAATGGGCGATGACGACTGGGCGAAGCCCCAGATCGGTATTGCGAGCTCGTGGAACGAAATTACGCCCTGCAACCTGAGCCTTGATCGCCTCGCGCAGGGCTGCAAGGAGGGCGTGCACGCCGGCGGCGGCTACCCGCTGCAGTTCGGCACCGTCTCGGTCTCCGACGGCATCTCGATGGGCCACGAGGGCATGCACTTCTCGCTCGTCTCGCGCGAGGTCATCGCTGACTCGGTCGAGACCGTCATGGAGGCCGAGCGCCTCGACGGCTCGGTGCTGCTGGCCGGTTGTGACAAGTCGCTGCCCGGCATGCTCATGGCCGCCGCACGCCTCAAGCTCGCGAGCGTCTTCCTCTACGCCGGCTCGATCTACCCCGGCAAGGTGCGGCTCACTGACGGCACCCTGAAAGAGAACGTCACGGTCATCGACGCGTTCGAGGCCGTCGGCGCCTGCAAGGCCGGCCTCATGAGCGAGGAAGACCGCAAGCGCATCGAAGAGGCCATTTGCCCGGGCGAGGGTGCCTGTGGCGGCTTCTACACCGCGAACACCATGGCCTCGGTCGCCGAGGCCCTCGGCATGTCGATCCCCGGCTCGGCCGCGCCCGCGTCGGCCGACCGCCGCCGCGACTACTACGCCCACAAGTCGGGCGAGGCCGTCGTGAACATGCTGCGTCTCGGCATCACCACCGAGCACATCCTCACGAAGAAGGCGTTCGAGAACGCGATCGCCGTCGTCATGTGCATGGGCGGTTCAACGAACGCCGTGCTGCACCTGCTCGCCATCGCGCACGAGGCCGAGGTCGAGCTCACCCTCGACGACTTCAACCGCATCGCCGACAAGGTGCCGCACCTCGCCGACATGAAGCCCTTCGGCCAGTACGTCATGAACGACGTCGACCTCGTCGGCGGCATCCCCGTCGTCATGAAGGCCCTGCTCGACGCCGGCATGATCCACGGCGACGCGCTCACCTGCACCGGCAAGACCGTGGCCGAGAACCTCGAGGAGCTCTCGCCCGAGCCGCTCGACGGCGAGGTCATCCACACCCTCGACAACCCGATCCACGAGAAGGGCGGCATCTCGGTGCTGCACGGCACGCTCGCCCCCGAGGGCGCCGTCGTGAAGTCGGCCGGCTTCGACCTCGACGTGTTCGAGGGCCCGGCGCGCGTGTTCGAGCGCGAGCGCGAGGCCATGGATGCGCTGACCCGCGGTGAGATTCACCACGGCGACGTCGTGGTGATCCGCTACGAGGGCCCGAAGGGTGGCCCCGGCATGCGCGAGATGCTCGCGATCACCGGAGCGATCAAGGGAGCCGGTCTCGGCAAGGATGTACTATTGCTCACTGACGGTCGATTCTCAGGCGGCACAACTGGCCTGTGCATCGGCCACGTCGCGCCCGAGGCAGTAGATGCAGGACCCATCGCCTTTGTGCGCGACGGTGATCTCATTCGGGTTGACATCGCCGCTCGGACTATGGACCTACTCGTCGACGAGTCCGAGCTCTCCTCCCGCCGTGAAGGCTGGGAACCGCTGCCTCCGCGCTACACGCGCGGTGTGCTTGCGAAGTTCGCCAAGCTTGTGCACTCCGCTTCTGAGGGTGCCGTCACGGGTTAA